The genomic stretch CACTCTCGGCCACGGCACCCATGTCGCCTCGATCGTGGCGGGCAGGGATGGGAAGTACCGGGGTGTGGCGCCGGAGGCGAAGCTGGCCATCGGGAAGGTGGGCGGCGCCGCAGGCCCGACCGAATCGGCCATCCTCGCCGGCATGGAGTGGGCGGCCGTCGAGATCAAGGCCAAGGTCGTCAACATGAGCTTCGGCGACACGGACGGCCCCGATCTGGACCCGCTGGAGCAGGCGGTCAACACGCTGTCGGAGCGTACCGGCACGCTGTTCGTCGCGGCGGCGGGAAACGACGGAGCCGGCGGCAGGGTGTCGAGCCCCGGTAGCGCTGAGGCGGCGCTGACCGTGGGCGCGGTGGACAAGCAGGGCCGGCTGGCCGACTTCTCCAGCCCGGGGCCGCGAGTGAGCGACCACGCGATCAAACCCGAGGTGACCGCGCCGGGCGTGGACATCGTGGCCGCGGCCGCCGCGGGCACCGCCGACGGCCCTCACCAGTCGTTGAGCGGCACCTCGATGGCCAGCCCGCACGTGGCGGGGGCGGCGGCGATCCTGGCCCAGCGCCATCCGGAGTGGACGGGCGCGCAGCTCAAGGCCGCGCTGATCGGCAGCGCCGCGCCCGCTGAGGGCGCGACGCTCTATCAGCAGGGAGCCGGGCTGATCGACCTGGTACGCGCGCTGAAGCAGCAGGTCGTGGCCGTGCAGGGCAACGCCTGGGCGGCCTTTCCCTGGAACGCCACCGGCGAGCGGGTGACGACCAAAACGATCACGTACGCCAACGCGAGCGACGCTCCGGTCATCCTGGACCTGTCGGCTCAGGGCGAGGTGCTGAACCTGCCGGCCGATCAGGTCACGGTCCCGGCCAAGGGCGAGGCCTCGATCACGCTCACCATCGACGCCGGCGGCAAGGCGCCGGGCGACTACCCGGGAACGGTCACCGCCAGATCGGGCGAGATGGTGGTCCGCACGCTGGCCGGCGCCTACGTCGAGCTGGAGTCGTATGACGTCACCCTCACCGTCCTCGGGAGGCAGGGCCTTCCGGTCACCCCCAGGATCGGCCAGATTTATGATGCGAAGACCGGGACTGTCCATTCGCCGGTCTTCCGCGACGGCGTGGCGCGAGTCCGGCTGCCCAAGGGCGACTGGAGCCTCTACAGCGACATTGTGGAGAAAATCGACGGGAAATTCCCCAGGACGATCGCTGTTTCCACGCTGACGATCGACGGCGGCGACCAGCGGCTCACGGTGGATGCGCGGCAGGGCAAGGCGACCACGGTCACGCTTGACGACCCCAGCGCCCTGTTGGAGAACGGATACCAGACCGGGCTTGTCCATGGCGCATGGAACACCTGGACCATGGCATTCCGCGCGGACGTCAACTCCGAATTCTTCGTCATTCCCGCCCGCGTGCCGGGTCTTACCTACAGTCTCGGGACCAAGTGGCTCAGCAAGGACGTGTCCCCCAGCCCGTACATCTACGACCTCGTCGACCAACGCAGGGACGGCCTCCCCGAGGATCCTGCCTACAACGCCAGGCAGAAGGATCTGGCGAAGGTCACCGCGACCTACCGGGCCTCAGGAGTGGCGGCCACGGGCACTCCGCTGGCCGGACTGCACGACCCTGATTTCCCCGGCTCGACCCTGGGGCCGCTGGTCGGCGACATCACTTTGCCCGGCACGCTCATCCACTACCGCACCCCGGGGCTGACCTACGAGAGCGGGTTCGAGGCCGGCACCTCGCTGATGTTCGACGGCGGCAGGCTCATGAAGCGCGGCCAGACCCGCGAGGTCTGGAACACCGCGGTCACCGGGCCGTCGTTCCTGCTGCCGGGCGGCAACCGTACCGGCGACAAGCTGACCTTCTCCGGAGTGGGGCTGTTCGCCGACGGGGGCGCGGGCAGGACGGGGTCGGACACCGCCGCCACCGGCACCGCCACCCTCGCCAAGGACGGGCAGGTGCTGGCCACCGCCGACCTCGCCGGCTGCTCGGTCTACGAGCCGCGAGGGTGCGAGCTGCGCGCCGACCTTCCCTCCGGGCGCAGCTCGTACACGCTGACCGCGTCGATGCGCAGGCAGGTCCCGCACTCGGCGCTGTCCACCGGCGTGGAGTCCGTGTGGACGTTCCCGTCCGCAACCACCGCCAAGGCGCAGCCGCTGCCGCTGACCGCGGTCCGTTACAGCCCCGAGGGCCTGGACGACTCGAACCGCGCCAAGCCGGGCAGCGTGACCCGCCTGCCCGTCCGGATCGAGCGCAACCCCGGGTCCGCGCCGGTGCAGGCGACGTCGGTCCGGCTGGAGATGTCCGTGGACGACGGCGCGAACTGGCGCAAGATCCCGGTCGCCCGCACCGGTTCGGGCTGGTCCGCCATGGTGCCCAACCCGGGTACGGCCGGGTTCGTCTCGCTCCGCGCGGTGGTGACCGACGCGGCGGGCCTCGGACTGACCCAGACGATCACCCGCGCCTACGCCGTCGGCTGACAGTGATGCGGCATGGCGCCTTGAACGTGGGTCTAGCGTGTTTAGACCAAAACACGCTAGACCCAGGCAGGAACGTTTCGGTCGAAACGTTCTCTGGACATCCATTCGAGGACCGGGTACGACCGTGACGATCGCTGGGGGTGGCTGGGCTTCGGGACGGGCTGAGCGATCGCCGCCGCAGGCCTCCTTCGTCGCCCCCCGGCATCGAGCCCGATGGGCGTCTGAGGCTGGCTGGTGACCTCCTCGATCCGGTCCAGCTTGGTTTCGGCGTCAACGAGCCGTAAGTAGTCGATGCTGGTCAGCGGTGCCGGCGGTGAGGTGTCGGTGTCGCCGCGCAGCTCGGGGCGTGCCTTGGGATGGGCGTGCCGCCCGATCGTGAACGCTCTGGCCGCCGCGACCGGCTTGCCGTTCACCCG from Nonomuraea polychroma encodes the following:
- a CDS encoding Mu transposase C-terminal domain-containing protein, which translates into the protein MADLADLADLAELSKLFVAWVETSYRQQIHSETGAKPLARWQQGLPGPLVVPSPAQPAEAFLWTERRKASKVGTVTLHHNAYEVGHELAGRYVEPAFDPFDLTRIEVRVNGKPVAAARAFTIGRHAHPKARPELRGDTDTSPPAPLTSIDYLRLVDAETKLDRIEEVTSQPQTPIGLDAGGRRRRPAAAIAQPVPKPSHPQRSSRSYPVLEWMSRERFDRNVPAWV
- a CDS encoding S8 family serine peptidase, whose protein sequence is MILGKSLLAAVLAGTIVGNTPTPAPEAQAPAQRANGVTLITGDRVVVADRGHRVDPGPGRQDVGFTSQVRDGHLYVIPSDAQTLVTQGVLDGRLFDVTQLLQWRYGDADTRDIPLIMQSASGPAPALRGAQGTRQLAGLGMTTLRLPKGSAAQTWKEVAGGARALAAGRTKLWLDGRRSFSLDQSVKQIGAPQAWPQGMTGKGVTVAVLDSGYDPDHPDLKDAVAQERNFSDDPDIRDTLGHGTHVASIVAGRDGKYRGVAPEAKLAIGKVGGAAGPTESAILAGMEWAAVEIKAKVVNMSFGDTDGPDLDPLEQAVNTLSERTGTLFVAAAGNDGAGGRVSSPGSAEAALTVGAVDKQGRLADFSSPGPRVSDHAIKPEVTAPGVDIVAAAAAGTADGPHQSLSGTSMASPHVAGAAAILAQRHPEWTGAQLKAALIGSAAPAEGATLYQQGAGLIDLVRALKQQVVAVQGNAWAAFPWNATGERVTTKTITYANASDAPVILDLSAQGEVLNLPADQVTVPAKGEASITLTIDAGGKAPGDYPGTVTARSGEMVVRTLAGAYVELESYDVTLTVLGRQGLPVTPRIGQIYDAKTGTVHSPVFRDGVARVRLPKGDWSLYSDIVEKIDGKFPRTIAVSTLTIDGGDQRLTVDARQGKATTVTLDDPSALLENGYQTGLVHGAWNTWTMAFRADVNSEFFVIPARVPGLTYSLGTKWLSKDVSPSPYIYDLVDQRRDGLPEDPAYNARQKDLAKVTATYRASGVAATGTPLAGLHDPDFPGSTLGPLVGDITLPGTLIHYRTPGLTYESGFEAGTSLMFDGGRLMKRGQTREVWNTAVTGPSFLLPGGNRTGDKLTFSGVGLFADGGAGRTGSDTAATGTATLAKDGQVLATADLAGCSVYEPRGCELRADLPSGRSSYTLTASMRRQVPHSALSTGVESVWTFPSATTAKAQPLPLTAVRYSPEGLDDSNRAKPGSVTRLPVRIERNPGSAPVQATSVRLEMSVDDGANWRKIPVARTGSGWSAMVPNPGTAGFVSLRAVVTDAAGLGLTQTITRAYAVG